From the Pangasianodon hypophthalmus isolate fPanHyp1 chromosome 17, fPanHyp1.pri, whole genome shotgun sequence genome, one window contains:
- the sytl2a gene encoding synaptotagmin-like protein 2 isoform X10, producing the protein MIDLSYLTEEEQEMILSVLKRDAELKHKEEQRIKKLQKTEQDKHKLKYLTGEWFYETKSSRHSDKIHGSDIIRASMMHRKPVTIMELTQIWPGKSSFLKNENKDIFIPPELCGLIGDPSSSAHDTREDHYQVAESKPSAHPQTKPRQNPFNSKPIGLESPVKTDGHLQTGANIQQIPGNLHQVPADQQPAVESLSSLPKPCQAPQIPAEGGSDGPSPVSKAQKQASIRPLSTSKSLEGLATSPSNERWKNEPTSGITQTMEEELVSTAPYSLSIAVLDPEQCKRLSASVPAFMHEQGNGRESDCLSVNSFCSERQRKSSTNTNTSASSGLTSVSGSVTNIYGTDFGHVEVKGTIQFAINYVNKLGELHIFIVQCRDLAAAEPKRNRTDPYVKCYLLPDKAKLGKRKTSVKKKTLNPTYNEILRYKIPLESLKVLTLNISVWHNDMFGRNSFLGEANVDLSEWDNNTHMMDRNLKGRIATPSSPTHVNHKMEMCGDMRISLRFLLQTSQSNKTPQTGEIQVWVKECTNLPTRRGTIDSFVKCSILADNHQKNRQKTQVVKRTANPVFNHTMVYEGIRPEDLRDTCVELTLWDHDRLSNHFIGGTRLGLGTGKSHGTEVKWMDSNSAESALWRRMIESNNEWVEDTIPLRMLIMAR; encoded by the exons ATGATTGACTTGAGCTACCTGAcagaggaggagcaggagatGATCCTGTCAGTTCTGAAGAGAGATGCTGAGTTGAAGCATAAAGAAGAGCAGAGAATTAA AAAGCTGCAGAAGACCGAGCAAGACAAGCACAAACTGAAGTACCTGACTGGGGAATGGTTTTACGAGACCAAGTCAAGCAGACACAGCGACAAGATCCATGGCTCTGACATCATTAGAGCCTCCATGATGCACAGGAAACCTGTGACTATAA TGGAGCTCACGCAGATCTGGCCGGGAAAGTCAAGCTTTTTGAAAAACGAGAACAAGGACATCTTTATCCCACCAGAACTATGTGGATTAATAGGGGACCCATCATCATCTGCACATGATACCAG GGAGGATCACTACCAAGTGGCAGAATCTAAACCTTCTGCACACCCTCAGACAAAG CCTAGGCAGAATCCTTTCAACAGCAAGCCCATAGGGTTAGAATCTCCTGTAAAGACAGATGGACATCTGCAAACTGGTGCAAATATCCAGCAGATACCAGGGAACTTGCACCAGGTTCCTGCAGATCAGCAGCCAGCAGTGGAGTCATTGTCTTCATTGCCTAAGCCATGCCAGGCACCACAGATACCTGCTGAGG GTGGCAGTGATGGTCCTAGCCCAGTAAGTAAAGCACAGAAGCAAGCCAGCATCAGACCCCTTTCTACTTCCAAGAGTTTAGAGGGCCTGGCAACCTCACCCTCAA ATgaaagatggaaaaatgaaCCAACGAGTGGAATAACACAAACAATGGAGGAAG AACTGGTGTCTACAGCTCCATATTCACTCAGCATTGCTGTCTTGGACCCAGAGCAGTGTAAGAGGCTGAGTGCCTCAGTACCTGCTTTTATGCATGAGCAG GGTAACGGCAGAGAAAGTGACTGTCTCTCAGTGAACAGTTTCTGTTCTGAAAGACAGAGGAAAAGCAGCACAAATACTAACACAAGTGCCTCCTCTGGCCTCACCTCT GTCAGTGGCAGTGTGACGAACATTTACGGCACAGACTTTGGACATGTGGAGGTTAAGGGAACCATCCAGTTCGCCATTAACTATGTGAATAAACTGGGAGAGCTCCACATCTTTATAGTCCAGTGCAGAGATCTGGCAGCGGCAGAGCCTAAGAGGAACCGTACTGACCC GTATGTTAAATGTTATCTTTTACCTGACAAAGCAAAGCTGGGGAAAAGGAAAACATCTGTGAAGAAGAAGACTCTGAATCCTACTTATAATGAAATCCTCCGG TATAAAATACCACTGGAGAGCTTAAAGGTCCTCACTTTAAATATCTCTGTGTGGCATAATGACATGTTTGGGAGGAACAGTTTTCTTGGGGAGGCCAATGTGGATTTGTCTGAGTGGgacaataatacacacatgaTGGACCGCAACCTCAAAGGAAGG ATTGCAACTCCATCCAGTCCAACACATGTTAACCACAAAATGGAAATGTGTGGAGATATGAGAATATCTTTGCGTTTCCTTCTGCAGACATCTCAAA GTAACAAGACACCACAGACTGGTGAGATTCAGGTCTGGGTAAAGGAATGTACAAATCTACCAACCAGAAGAGGGACTATAGATTCATTTGtaaaatg CTCAATACTTGCAGACAACCATCAGAAAAACCGACAGAAAACTCAGGTTGTAAAGAGGACGGCAAACCCAGTGTTCAACCACACCATGGTCTATGAAGGGATCAGACCAGAGGACCTGAGAGACACCTGTGTTGAACTCACGCTGTGGGACCATGATCGGCTCAGTAATCACTTCATAGGCGGCACAAGGCTTGGCCTTGGAACAG GTAAAAGTCATGGCACTGAGGTAAAGTGGATGGATTCTAACTCTGCTGAATCTGCATTGTGGAGAAGAATGATCGAATCAAATAATGAATGGGTAGAAGACACCATACCTTTGAGGATGCTCATCATGGCAAGATAG
- the sytl2a gene encoding uncharacterized protein sytl2a isoform X3 has protein sequence MIDLSYLTEEEQEMILSVLKRDAELKHKEEQRIKKLQKTEQDKHKLKYLTGEWFYETKSSRHSDKIHGSDIIRASMMHRKPVTIMELTQIWPGKSSFLKNENKDIFIPPELCGLIGDPSSSAHDTREDHYQVAESKPSAHPQTKPRQNPFNSKPIGLESPVKTDGHLQTGANIQQIPGNLHQVPADQQPAVESLSSLPKPCQAPQIPAEDYHEDLAEPHSSQVSEPSDSLVEQGKVNQPSTEGHFHTLTEEDESSINKVLGWVGMMSRHSAKGNERPGGQEEQNREGLEGTPDTENASHTQTEIKAKPSPKLRMGLPGLFSRKNTGVETSENVLDKVDDVCRPEDKKDNIILGCSAQNSASGLNFITEELEANPCLSMLDDRSHNIADDDIQRNESLYRDEGSQNRLASLMSFWESGNKGPKVLSIKKSETNENKVSDRKIPKVEFDSSPSETKFFKYTDICESYKSFSESHSGTSHDDNISVIPSVGEKMSSCDTGQKPQEHGLEIGSTSESLNSPIKQMDDIPIYKLKENSPVLSVRKAITEKDTTSDLKACWEREKGSPKIIISTPDCIPKHYSQQGLNISTNPNRVESPETSSSSLNRELGVLKASSIRKLEQSSKRVLVNSPIDDTDRKSYSRSPFKTCMLGSDESIKFSPVSYPIRNISSVSQDHSDQSTGDTMKILEQSSPRHTPKVLFRGLFTVKESRMVGSPVRTFPIDINPTEKTPLKGLEHTPGGQTRYPHGLSSAEVSSPGKDGNLLAERPEQHLLSFPGNTPERNIQYQLTSPHSPPCFGRSQDPGTIYVGNINSKQTSQVHSLPVSQGQTSVRLITSPEHHRKTTTKSSTEGIEEVIPVVLPEQTQLDNIQCKTSLTRPSIHLSCQHHLSLAESTHVSRFSDQTDKQEWAGVQACESSEHMSSSSSASAEAWSLSRTSSACGSDGPSPVSKAQKQASIRPLSTSKSLEGLATSPSKDERWKNEPTSGITQTMEEELVSTAPYSLSIAVLDPEQCKRLSASVPAFMHEQVSGSVTNIYGTDFGHVEVKGTIQFAINYVNKLGELHIFIVQCRDLAAAEPKRNRTDPYVKCYLLPDKAKLGKRKTSVKKKTLNPTYNEILRYKIPLESLKVLTLNISVWHNDMFGRNSFLGEANVDLSEWDNNTHMMDRNLKGRIATPSSPTHVNHKMEMCGDMRISLRFLLQTSQSNKTPQTGEIQVWVKECTNLPTRRGTIDSFVKCSILADNHQKNRQKTQVVKRTANPVFNHTMVYEGIRPEDLRDTCVELTLWDHDRLSNHFIGGTRLGLGTGKSHGTEVKWMDSNSAESALWRRMIESNNEWVEDTIPLRMLIMAR, from the exons ATGATTGACTTGAGCTACCTGAcagaggaggagcaggagatGATCCTGTCAGTTCTGAAGAGAGATGCTGAGTTGAAGCATAAAGAAGAGCAGAGAATTAA AAAGCTGCAGAAGACCGAGCAAGACAAGCACAAACTGAAGTACCTGACTGGGGAATGGTTTTACGAGACCAAGTCAAGCAGACACAGCGACAAGATCCATGGCTCTGACATCATTAGAGCCTCCATGATGCACAGGAAACCTGTGACTATAA TGGAGCTCACGCAGATCTGGCCGGGAAAGTCAAGCTTTTTGAAAAACGAGAACAAGGACATCTTTATCCCACCAGAACTATGTGGATTAATAGGGGACCCATCATCATCTGCACATGATACCAG GGAGGATCACTACCAAGTGGCAGAATCTAAACCTTCTGCACACCCTCAGACAAAG CCTAGGCAGAATCCTTTCAACAGCAAGCCCATAGGGTTAGAATCTCCTGTAAAGACAGATGGACATCTGCAAACTGGTGCAAATATCCAGCAGATACCAGGGAACTTGCACCAGGTTCCTGCAGATCAGCAGCCAGCAGTGGAGTCATTGTCTTCATTGCCTAAGCCATGCCAGGCACCACAGATACCTGCTGAGG ATTATCATGAGGATCTTGCTGAGCCTCATTCCTCGCAGGTGTCTGAGCCCTCTGACTCTCTTGTAGAACAAGGTAAGGTCAATCAACCGAGTACAGAGGGCCACTTCCATACATTAACAGAGGAGGATGAAAGCTCCATCAATAAGGTACTTGGGTGGGTTGGAATGATGTCCAGACACAGTGCCAAAGGAAATGAAAGGCCTGGTGGTCAAGAGGAGCAGAACAGAGAAGGTCTTGAGGGTACTCCAGACACAGAAAATGCATCTCACActcagacagaaataaaagcaaaaccttcaccAAAACTTAGGATGGGTCTACCTGGGCTGTTTTCAAGAAAAAACACAGGAGTTGAGACTTCTGAAAATGTGCTAGATAAAGTGGATGATGTCTGTCGACCTGAGGACAAAAAAGACAACATAATTTTAGGATGTTCTGCACAAAATTCTGCTTCTGGACTGAACTTCATAACAGAAGAACTTGAAGCAAATCCATGTCTTTCTATGTTAGATGATAGATCACACAACATAGCTGATGATGACATCCAACGAAATGAGAGTCTATACCGAGATGAAGGATCACAAAATCGACTTGCCAGCCTGATGTCATTTTGGGAGAGTGGTAACAAAGGACCAAAAGTATTGAGTATCAAAAAAAGTGAGACCAATGAGAACAAAGTGTCAGACCGAAAGATACCAAAGGTAGAGTTTGACTCAAGCCCATCTGAAACAAAATTTTTCAAATATACAGATATTTGTGAGTCATATAAAAGTTTTTCTGAATCACATAGTGGAACCAGCCATGATGACAACATTTCTGTTATACCATCTGTTGGGGAGAAAATGTCATCTTGTGATACTGGTCAGAAGCCACAGGAGCATGGACTTGAAATTGGAAGCACGTCTGAATCACTGAATTCaccaattaaacaaatggatGATATTCCTATATACAAACTAAAGGAAAATTCTCCTGTGCTGTCAGTCAGAAAGGCTATTACTGAGAAGGATACCACCAGTGATCTCAAGGCATgctgggagagagaaaaaggtaGTCCTAAGATAATTATCAGCACTCCTGACTGTATACCGAAACATTATTCCCAACAAGGTCTCAACATTTCTACCAACCCAAATCGAGTGGAAAGTCCTGAGACAAGTAGCTCCTCTTTAAACAGAGAGCTTGGTGTGTTAAAGGCTTCATCAATAAGAAAACTTGAGCAAAGTTCCAAAAGAGTCCTTGTTAATAGTCCTATAGATGACACAGATAGGAAGTCTTACAGTAGATCTCCATTTAAGACATGCATGTTAGGTTCAGATGAAAGCATTAAGTTCAGTCCAGTATCATACCCCATCAGAAATATCAGCTCAGTCTCTCAGGATCACAGTGACCAGTCAACGGGTGACACAATGAAAATCCTAGAGCAATCTAGCCCAAGACACACACCTAAAGTGTTGTTTAGAGGTTTATTTACAGTCAAGGAGTCTAGAATGGTTGGGTCCCCAGTGAGAACCTTTCCCATAGATATCAATCCAACTGAAAAGACACCCCTGAAAGGTTtggaacacacacccggaggaCAAACCAGGTATCCACATGGACTGTCAAGTGCAGAAGTGTCAAGTCCTGGGAAAGATGGGAACTTGCTGGCTGAGAGGCCAGAGCAGCATCTCTTGTCCTTTCCAGGAAATACACCTGAGAGAAACATACAGTACCAGCTTACATCTCCACACTCTCCACCATGCTTTGGAAGGTCCCAGGATCCAGGAACAATCTACGTAGGCAATATCAATAGTAAACAGACTAGTCAAGTCCATTCCTTACCTGTTTCACAAGGTCAAACCTCTGTACGGCTGATAACATCACCTGAGCACCATAGAAAGACCACCACTAAAAGCTCAACTGAAGGTATTGAGGAGGTAATACCAGTAGTCCTCCCAGAACAAACGCAGCTGGATAACATACAGTGCAAAACTTCTCTAACCAGGCCTTCCATTCATCTAAGCTGTCAGCATCACCTAAGCTTAGCTGAGTCCACACATGTATCTAGGTTTTCAGACCAAACAGACAAGCAAGAGTGGGCCGGAGTACAGGCGTGTGAGAGTTCTGAACACATGTCATCCTCCAGCAGCGCATCAGCAGAAGCCTGGTCTCTGTCTCGGACAAGTTCAGCCT GTGGCAGTGATGGTCCTAGCCCAGTAAGTAAAGCACAGAAGCAAGCCAGCATCAGACCCCTTTCTACTTCCAAGAGTTTAGAGGGCCTGGCAACCTCACCCTCAA AAGATgaaagatggaaaaatgaaCCAACGAGTGGAATAACACAAACAATGGAGGAAG AACTGGTGTCTACAGCTCCATATTCACTCAGCATTGCTGTCTTGGACCCAGAGCAGTGTAAGAGGCTGAGTGCCTCAGTACCTGCTTTTATGCATGAGCAG GTCAGTGGCAGTGTGACGAACATTTACGGCACAGACTTTGGACATGTGGAGGTTAAGGGAACCATCCAGTTCGCCATTAACTATGTGAATAAACTGGGAGAGCTCCACATCTTTATAGTCCAGTGCAGAGATCTGGCAGCGGCAGAGCCTAAGAGGAACCGTACTGACCC GTATGTTAAATGTTATCTTTTACCTGACAAAGCAAAGCTGGGGAAAAGGAAAACATCTGTGAAGAAGAAGACTCTGAATCCTACTTATAATGAAATCCTCCGG TATAAAATACCACTGGAGAGCTTAAAGGTCCTCACTTTAAATATCTCTGTGTGGCATAATGACATGTTTGGGAGGAACAGTTTTCTTGGGGAGGCCAATGTGGATTTGTCTGAGTGGgacaataatacacacatgaTGGACCGCAACCTCAAAGGAAGG ATTGCAACTCCATCCAGTCCAACACATGTTAACCACAAAATGGAAATGTGTGGAGATATGAGAATATCTTTGCGTTTCCTTCTGCAGACATCTCAAA GTAACAAGACACCACAGACTGGTGAGATTCAGGTCTGGGTAAAGGAATGTACAAATCTACCAACCAGAAGAGGGACTATAGATTCATTTGtaaaatg CTCAATACTTGCAGACAACCATCAGAAAAACCGACAGAAAACTCAGGTTGTAAAGAGGACGGCAAACCCAGTGTTCAACCACACCATGGTCTATGAAGGGATCAGACCAGAGGACCTGAGAGACACCTGTGTTGAACTCACGCTGTGGGACCATGATCGGCTCAGTAATCACTTCATAGGCGGCACAAGGCTTGGCCTTGGAACAG GTAAAAGTCATGGCACTGAGGTAAAGTGGATGGATTCTAACTCTGCTGAATCTGCATTGTGGAGAAGAATGATCGAATCAAATAATGAATGGGTAGAAGACACCATACCTTTGAGGATGCTCATCATGGCAAGATAG
- the sytl2a gene encoding uncharacterized protein sytl2a isoform X1: MIDLSYLTEEEQEMILSVLKRDAELKHKEEQRIKKLQKTEQDKHKLKYLTGEWFYETKSSRHSDKIHGSDIIRASMMHRKPVTIMELTQIWPGKSSFLKNENKDIFIPPELCGLIGDPSSSAHDTREDHYQVAESKPSAHPQTKPRQNPFNSKPIGLESPVKTDGHLQTGANIQQIPGNLHQVPADQQPAVESLSSLPKPCQAPQIPAEDYHEDLAEPHSSQVSEPSDSLVEQGKVNQPSTEGHFHTLTEEDESSINKVLGWVGMMSRHSAKGNERPGGQEEQNREGLEGTPDTENASHTQTEIKAKPSPKLRMGLPGLFSRKNTGVETSENVLDKVDDVCRPEDKKDNIILGCSAQNSASGLNFITEELEANPCLSMLDDRSHNIADDDIQRNESLYRDEGSQNRLASLMSFWESGNKGPKVLSIKKSETNENKVSDRKIPKVEFDSSPSETKFFKYTDICESYKSFSESHSGTSHDDNISVIPSVGEKMSSCDTGQKPQEHGLEIGSTSESLNSPIKQMDDIPIYKLKENSPVLSVRKAITEKDTTSDLKACWEREKGSPKIIISTPDCIPKHYSQQGLNISTNPNRVESPETSSSSLNRELGVLKASSIRKLEQSSKRVLVNSPIDDTDRKSYSRSPFKTCMLGSDESIKFSPVSYPIRNISSVSQDHSDQSTGDTMKILEQSSPRHTPKVLFRGLFTVKESRMVGSPVRTFPIDINPTEKTPLKGLEHTPGGQTRYPHGLSSAEVSSPGKDGNLLAERPEQHLLSFPGNTPERNIQYQLTSPHSPPCFGRSQDPGTIYVGNINSKQTSQVHSLPVSQGQTSVRLITSPEHHRKTTTKSSTEGIEEVIPVVLPEQTQLDNIQCKTSLTRPSIHLSCQHHLSLAESTHVSRFSDQTDKQEWAGVQACESSEHMSSSSSASAEAWSLSRTSSACGSDGPSPVSKAQKQASIRPLSTSKSLEGLATSPSKDERWKNEPTSGITQTMEEELVSTAPYSLSIAVLDPEQCKRLSASVPAFMHEQGNGRESDCLSVNSFCSERQRKSSTNTNTSASSGLTSVSGSVTNIYGTDFGHVEVKGTIQFAINYVNKLGELHIFIVQCRDLAAAEPKRNRTDPYVKCYLLPDKAKLGKRKTSVKKKTLNPTYNEILRYKIPLESLKVLTLNISVWHNDMFGRNSFLGEANVDLSEWDNNTHMMDRNLKGRIATPSSPTHVNHKMEMCGDMRISLRFLLQTSQSNKTPQTGEIQVWVKECTNLPTRRGTIDSFVKCSILADNHQKNRQKTQVVKRTANPVFNHTMVYEGIRPEDLRDTCVELTLWDHDRLSNHFIGGTRLGLGTGKSHGTEVKWMDSNSAESALWRRMIESNNEWVEDTIPLRMLIMAR, from the exons ATGATTGACTTGAGCTACCTGAcagaggaggagcaggagatGATCCTGTCAGTTCTGAAGAGAGATGCTGAGTTGAAGCATAAAGAAGAGCAGAGAATTAA AAAGCTGCAGAAGACCGAGCAAGACAAGCACAAACTGAAGTACCTGACTGGGGAATGGTTTTACGAGACCAAGTCAAGCAGACACAGCGACAAGATCCATGGCTCTGACATCATTAGAGCCTCCATGATGCACAGGAAACCTGTGACTATAA TGGAGCTCACGCAGATCTGGCCGGGAAAGTCAAGCTTTTTGAAAAACGAGAACAAGGACATCTTTATCCCACCAGAACTATGTGGATTAATAGGGGACCCATCATCATCTGCACATGATACCAG GGAGGATCACTACCAAGTGGCAGAATCTAAACCTTCTGCACACCCTCAGACAAAG CCTAGGCAGAATCCTTTCAACAGCAAGCCCATAGGGTTAGAATCTCCTGTAAAGACAGATGGACATCTGCAAACTGGTGCAAATATCCAGCAGATACCAGGGAACTTGCACCAGGTTCCTGCAGATCAGCAGCCAGCAGTGGAGTCATTGTCTTCATTGCCTAAGCCATGCCAGGCACCACAGATACCTGCTGAGG ATTATCATGAGGATCTTGCTGAGCCTCATTCCTCGCAGGTGTCTGAGCCCTCTGACTCTCTTGTAGAACAAGGTAAGGTCAATCAACCGAGTACAGAGGGCCACTTCCATACATTAACAGAGGAGGATGAAAGCTCCATCAATAAGGTACTTGGGTGGGTTGGAATGATGTCCAGACACAGTGCCAAAGGAAATGAAAGGCCTGGTGGTCAAGAGGAGCAGAACAGAGAAGGTCTTGAGGGTACTCCAGACACAGAAAATGCATCTCACActcagacagaaataaaagcaaaaccttcaccAAAACTTAGGATGGGTCTACCTGGGCTGTTTTCAAGAAAAAACACAGGAGTTGAGACTTCTGAAAATGTGCTAGATAAAGTGGATGATGTCTGTCGACCTGAGGACAAAAAAGACAACATAATTTTAGGATGTTCTGCACAAAATTCTGCTTCTGGACTGAACTTCATAACAGAAGAACTTGAAGCAAATCCATGTCTTTCTATGTTAGATGATAGATCACACAACATAGCTGATGATGACATCCAACGAAATGAGAGTCTATACCGAGATGAAGGATCACAAAATCGACTTGCCAGCCTGATGTCATTTTGGGAGAGTGGTAACAAAGGACCAAAAGTATTGAGTATCAAAAAAAGTGAGACCAATGAGAACAAAGTGTCAGACCGAAAGATACCAAAGGTAGAGTTTGACTCAAGCCCATCTGAAACAAAATTTTTCAAATATACAGATATTTGTGAGTCATATAAAAGTTTTTCTGAATCACATAGTGGAACCAGCCATGATGACAACATTTCTGTTATACCATCTGTTGGGGAGAAAATGTCATCTTGTGATACTGGTCAGAAGCCACAGGAGCATGGACTTGAAATTGGAAGCACGTCTGAATCACTGAATTCaccaattaaacaaatggatGATATTCCTATATACAAACTAAAGGAAAATTCTCCTGTGCTGTCAGTCAGAAAGGCTATTACTGAGAAGGATACCACCAGTGATCTCAAGGCATgctgggagagagaaaaaggtaGTCCTAAGATAATTATCAGCACTCCTGACTGTATACCGAAACATTATTCCCAACAAGGTCTCAACATTTCTACCAACCCAAATCGAGTGGAAAGTCCTGAGACAAGTAGCTCCTCTTTAAACAGAGAGCTTGGTGTGTTAAAGGCTTCATCAATAAGAAAACTTGAGCAAAGTTCCAAAAGAGTCCTTGTTAATAGTCCTATAGATGACACAGATAGGAAGTCTTACAGTAGATCTCCATTTAAGACATGCATGTTAGGTTCAGATGAAAGCATTAAGTTCAGTCCAGTATCATACCCCATCAGAAATATCAGCTCAGTCTCTCAGGATCACAGTGACCAGTCAACGGGTGACACAATGAAAATCCTAGAGCAATCTAGCCCAAGACACACACCTAAAGTGTTGTTTAGAGGTTTATTTACAGTCAAGGAGTCTAGAATGGTTGGGTCCCCAGTGAGAACCTTTCCCATAGATATCAATCCAACTGAAAAGACACCCCTGAAAGGTTtggaacacacacccggaggaCAAACCAGGTATCCACATGGACTGTCAAGTGCAGAAGTGTCAAGTCCTGGGAAAGATGGGAACTTGCTGGCTGAGAGGCCAGAGCAGCATCTCTTGTCCTTTCCAGGAAATACACCTGAGAGAAACATACAGTACCAGCTTACATCTCCACACTCTCCACCATGCTTTGGAAGGTCCCAGGATCCAGGAACAATCTACGTAGGCAATATCAATAGTAAACAGACTAGTCAAGTCCATTCCTTACCTGTTTCACAAGGTCAAACCTCTGTACGGCTGATAACATCACCTGAGCACCATAGAAAGACCACCACTAAAAGCTCAACTGAAGGTATTGAGGAGGTAATACCAGTAGTCCTCCCAGAACAAACGCAGCTGGATAACATACAGTGCAAAACTTCTCTAACCAGGCCTTCCATTCATCTAAGCTGTCAGCATCACCTAAGCTTAGCTGAGTCCACACATGTATCTAGGTTTTCAGACCAAACAGACAAGCAAGAGTGGGCCGGAGTACAGGCGTGTGAGAGTTCTGAACACATGTCATCCTCCAGCAGCGCATCAGCAGAAGCCTGGTCTCTGTCTCGGACAAGTTCAGCCT GTGGCAGTGATGGTCCTAGCCCAGTAAGTAAAGCACAGAAGCAAGCCAGCATCAGACCCCTTTCTACTTCCAAGAGTTTAGAGGGCCTGGCAACCTCACCCTCAA AAGATgaaagatggaaaaatgaaCCAACGAGTGGAATAACACAAACAATGGAGGAAG AACTGGTGTCTACAGCTCCATATTCACTCAGCATTGCTGTCTTGGACCCAGAGCAGTGTAAGAGGCTGAGTGCCTCAGTACCTGCTTTTATGCATGAGCAG GGTAACGGCAGAGAAAGTGACTGTCTCTCAGTGAACAGTTTCTGTTCTGAAAGACAGAGGAAAAGCAGCACAAATACTAACACAAGTGCCTCCTCTGGCCTCACCTCT GTCAGTGGCAGTGTGACGAACATTTACGGCACAGACTTTGGACATGTGGAGGTTAAGGGAACCATCCAGTTCGCCATTAACTATGTGAATAAACTGGGAGAGCTCCACATCTTTATAGTCCAGTGCAGAGATCTGGCAGCGGCAGAGCCTAAGAGGAACCGTACTGACCC GTATGTTAAATGTTATCTTTTACCTGACAAAGCAAAGCTGGGGAAAAGGAAAACATCTGTGAAGAAGAAGACTCTGAATCCTACTTATAATGAAATCCTCCGG TATAAAATACCACTGGAGAGCTTAAAGGTCCTCACTTTAAATATCTCTGTGTGGCATAATGACATGTTTGGGAGGAACAGTTTTCTTGGGGAGGCCAATGTGGATTTGTCTGAGTGGgacaataatacacacatgaTGGACCGCAACCTCAAAGGAAGG ATTGCAACTCCATCCAGTCCAACACATGTTAACCACAAAATGGAAATGTGTGGAGATATGAGAATATCTTTGCGTTTCCTTCTGCAGACATCTCAAA GTAACAAGACACCACAGACTGGTGAGATTCAGGTCTGGGTAAAGGAATGTACAAATCTACCAACCAGAAGAGGGACTATAGATTCATTTGtaaaatg CTCAATACTTGCAGACAACCATCAGAAAAACCGACAGAAAACTCAGGTTGTAAAGAGGACGGCAAACCCAGTGTTCAACCACACCATGGTCTATGAAGGGATCAGACCAGAGGACCTGAGAGACACCTGTGTTGAACTCACGCTGTGGGACCATGATCGGCTCAGTAATCACTTCATAGGCGGCACAAGGCTTGGCCTTGGAACAG GTAAAAGTCATGGCACTGAGGTAAAGTGGATGGATTCTAACTCTGCTGAATCTGCATTGTGGAGAAGAATGATCGAATCAAATAATGAATGGGTAGAAGACACCATACCTTTGAGGATGCTCATCATGGCAAGATAG